The following nucleotide sequence is from Portunus trituberculatus isolate SZX2019 chromosome 6, ASM1759143v1, whole genome shotgun sequence.
TAACATGTTTCTTATAAtaatcagctgtgtgtgtgaattcagtggtaaagaaaatgtacatgTAAAAGTGTCAATATGTACAGTCATGCTATTTAGTGTTACTTCTACTTCTGTCACTgccacttctacttctacttctaccactgCTACTTTATTTCTATCACTGCTACTTCTACCACATGTACCACTTCTATTTCTACCACATCTACCACTTCTATTTCTACCacatctaccactactactactactactactactactactactactactactactactactactactactactactactactactactactactactactactactgtacttattcttttctcctttttctaccacccctaccaccaccaccaaacacttaACATTATTGAAAGACTGAAAGTATATTTAGATTTGCTGTTACCAATATCTCTTCCTAACATGACTTCTACAGTAGTACATGCAAAGGTGTATTTCAAGGCTTGTGatcgtatatatgtatgtatgtatgtgtatgtatgtatgtaggcaaCCTTATTCCCGGGAACGTATTCAGAAGCATGTACAGTACCTCCAGTACCTTCAAAGTGCTCTATATTGATGCTACAcaggtttctaagggtgtttttaaggctccagtgacagattagcaagatttctccCTTATGAAttggagaaactgtcttgagaatgtggctaatcatctctgtggccttcgaaaatagtggtgagagagcagagcatgtgtgtgtgtgtgtgttgtgtaggggATCGAGTGTAAGTTGGATATATGCATTCTAAGAgcaataaagtatatatatgaGTTCAGTATAGCAGTGTTTGTAGTCCTTGTGTGtataggaggtgaaggaagggagggtctGCATATTTTGGTGTCATTTTGATGTCTTAGTGTTCAATATTATCATTCATtgcatattcttctttcttttcctttttttttcttttttaatcctttcctttcttcctgttgatttattttttctcattctctctctctctctctctctctctctctctctctctctgttattttcttctcttctcatctttctcctttcctcccttcccttcctatctttatcttcctttcccattcttctatcattccttcctatctttcacttccttttccattcttttatctttccactcctttctattccttctccctttcttatccCTTCTTTACGCACTCTTTtatatcccttctcttctctccttccctcctaatcCATCCATACACATaacctcctcccacctcctgccctacaccaccaccaccaccaccacacctcccaGCAGATCTGAAcaccacttccttcactcaccaccAGCCACTGAGGAGCCCAAGCCAGAAGACACACCACAGCAAGGATGGAGGACGAGGGCACACAGGAAGTCATCAAACCCACACCAGAGGAGATCGCAACCATCCCGGAGGTGAAATATGAGTACCTAGATCACCCAGCTGACATACAGATACATGCTTGGGGTGCCAACTTGAAGGAGGCATATGAACAGGCAGCCACAGCAATGTTTGGGTACATGACGGAGATTGACACTGTGGAGATGACGGAAGTGCgggaggtggaggcggaggcTGACGATCTCCAGggcctcctcttccacttccttgatGAGTGCTTGTTTGTCTTCAGCTGTGATCCATACTTCATTACTCGAAAGGTTGTGATTACTGAGTGggtgattggtggtgatggtgatggtggtggtggtgatggtgcaatGAAGGTGTGTGCAAAGCTTTACGGGGAGGAGTTCCAGCTGGGCAAACATCCGCAAGGCACAGAGGTGAAGGCCATCACCTATGCCAGCATGCAGGTGTACAATGAGCCGAATCAGCATGAGGTGTTTGTTA
It contains:
- the LOC123517067 gene encoding protein archease-like, which encodes MEDEGTQEVIKPTPEEIATIPEVKYEYLDHPADIQIHAWGANLKEAYEQAATAMFGYMTEIDTVEMTEVREVEAEADDLQGLLFHFLDECLFVFSCDPYFITRKVVITEWVIGGDGDGGGGDGAMKVCAKLYGEEFQLGKHPQGTEVKAITYASMQVYNEPNQHEVFVIVDI